ggACAGCCCGCGCCGGCACAGCGGGCACGGCCGGAGCGCGGGCGGGGGACACGGGCACCGGTAAGTGCTGGATGTCGCCTGTGCTTATCCCCGTTGTCCCCGTACTCCGTCGGTGCTCGGTCCACATCCGACGGTGCTCGGCAGTGCAGCGGCTTGCGGCCGTGGGCAGAAAGCGTGGATTGTAGTAGCGCTGCCTCCAGCGCTTTTCAGCTGTATAACACTggaatgtgtttattttaaccTGAGCGTTCCTTCTCCGGCCTTATCAGCTCTCCTTCTCTATTCCTACACAGCCCTTATCACAGAGGTATTTATTTATCATTCTTTCTTTGCAGGCGAATACCCTACGCAGAAAGCAAGACTCAATAACAATAACGTgcaggtgctggaggagaggctgaaggaCATCCTGTTCTCATTTAGCAGCGGTGTTGTTAGTTGGGGTGACATGAAGGATTTCGTTCTATTTTGGAGATATTCAGATTTCTAATGCAGCTGAACTtccatagctttttttttttttttttttcttttgcagcacaGGTTTCAACAAATGAATTTTTCTTAGACAAAGATGCAGAACCTGGCACCAGTAGAAAATCTTACTGATACCGACACATCGCACCAGATGTCTCCGAAAGACCtagcagctggagcaggtggtACGTCTCCCGAGGAAAGGGACTGTAACTTGAACGAAAGGACAAGTAACGATGAAATCATTAATCTTGAAGTAACGCAGCAAAGCCTCCCTGTAATGAGCAGCAAAGGGGATTGTGAGGGGTTTTCTGTGAGCACTTACAGTACCTCAGAACCCAGCGGTTCCTGGGGTGATTTTGAAGGCTTCAAGGAGTCCttagagaaaacaaagagatCCAGTCACAATCTTGAAGTTTTGGTGAAATCAATAAAAACTTCTAGAGTTGATACAGACTTAAGCAGCGGATCTTGTAGCACTTCGGCCCATCACTTTCATTCTGAGCCATCTCCACACAGTGCGATACAGGAGGCTTCAAGCTCTCGAAAGGAGGTATGTGTTAATAGTAAACCAAAGACCAGAAATGTTTGTGTTACTGCTTCCTACATCTCAAGATTTGTATCTGAATGTCTCCTCTACTGAGGATAATGCTGTACAGGGAGAGAAACTGTCAAGCTACTTCGCAGCTGACTCAAGTGGAACAAAAGCAACTTCTTTACAGTGTTTGACAAATACTTATCCTGCTGGAGAGCTTTTAAGAATGCAATGGCTACTTTGCTTCTAGACTCTAGGAATAAGTAAGCACCTAGAAACAACGAACCTTGCCCTGAAGCACACCGGGTTTAAAAGCTAGACAGGAATGAGTGTGTGAAACAGAACTGGGAAGGTGGTGGACAAAAATTGTGAGTGGCCTGCAAGCTTACTGAAGTAAACCGACATAGCATTGAGTTAGAAATTGGTAAAAATAATAACGTGTTATTTAATATACTGCATCAATAATCCAACAGTCTTTCTGGAATTTTAGACCGATTGAGGGTGGAAGTTAATGACGCACaaaaatgaatagaaatattataattattttttagcatAGGATCGTACATTCTCTCATACAATGTTAACACTAATAATCTGAATAAATAATATGTGTTCTTATCAGCACAAAAAAAGGTTCAGGTTAAGGGTTATACCCTGTTGTAATTAATGCGTTTCCATGTTTACCAGACCCGCATCACCGAAGCGAAACAAagtaacaaaaggaaaataagaatgtTCAggtacaaaacaaaacaccctcATTCTACTACTTTTGTcctaaattaaaacatttgaaaaatgagaGCAATCGACTTAAGACTTTTGCGGGGTTAATTGGTAGCAGTAACAGTTTACTGCTTGTAGCCTGCTAGGTGAGTTTTAGCATGTGTAGGGAGCTGAGGGGTTTCTGGAGACAGGctttcctgccctgcctgggaaCTCCACCTGTCGCAAAGGGGAAGCACAAAGATGCACATGGGGTAAGCTGTCCAGCCCTGACGGAGCGGAGATCACAAGATGCCTGGTTACTGGTATGCATAAACAGAGAACTTAAATCATTCATAATGCTTGCAATTAGGGACGAGAAGTCTTACACTGAACAAGAGGAGTATGTAATGACTGGAGCTGAAGCAGAATATAGTGGACTGTGGTTTCTTTCCAAAGCCAGAGGATTTTAATATTACCGAagcctttgctttatttttgcatttattaaagGCAAAAGGGAATGTCCAGTATGAGCTAAATAAGTTAACTATGCCTAGAGTTTCAAGTTGTCTTTTCTTGTCTCAGGGTagagaaacagctgcagagctgttggcGATTTCTTTGGGTGTAGAATAAACATGTAGCTTGTCCTTCATCCCTGTGCTTTAtgtattgtttgttttgagATCATAAATTCTTCAGGCTGGGGCTCCATCTTCTGTATcgtcagtagaaaaaaaaagtccaggtaagttggaagggacctctagagatcACTTGAGACCAGAGTTCTGACCTTCAATATCTAATGCTTCTGTTAATTAAACTGTGTCAGTCTGGAGCAGAATTGTGTATTGTAAGATGAAAGCAATCACTAATTTCCTTGCAGTAACTGGATATTTTGCCTACATAATTGAATAACATTAAGGATTTTTTCACGTGTTCTTTAAATACTGGCCTTTGTGAGAGGGACTAGTGCACTTGCTTAAGCACTGAAGTATTCTGATGCAATAGGATGGAGAGGATTTAGTCAAAAAGCATGGGTGTGAAATTTGTGCTCTCATGTTTTTATAATTAGTACAAAGCTACAaggtaaatgaaaatataaccaagttttgttttagaaacatCCACTGAAGTAGACAGTAATAAAGGTATTAACTAAAATACCTTGTGTTTTTCATCTGGCTTGGATAAACTGTAAGCCAGTGACTTGTATGTGTGTCAGAGTAACGTCACAGACGAGGCAGCCCTGTGCTTCCCTCAATTCACACTTCTGTGGCTGTAgtttccaccccccacccccccccaaagccAAGAGCAGCTGCCTGACTGTTCCTTAGCTCCCAGCCTATTTAGGTTTTGGTACTTATttggaagttgtttttttttaaacttgacTGTGACTCTCCATGTATGCTTTAGCAAGCGTGCTATCACCAAATTCTGCTTCTCAGACATCTGTCTCCTCCATATAGTATCCCTGTCGTAAGTTAAGTctaccaaaataatttacaaattgATTTAAAGTATTATGACACTTTGGGCAAGAGTCTAAGGATTTTACTCAGGAGTCTCCAAATTCCCAGCAGTCGCCCTTTGAGTGATAGGCAGTTTAGCAAGGCTTTAATTCAGGAGGGAGCAGCGTGGGGCACAAATTCTATTTCTAGAAGCATGCTCAGAAGTACAGAAGCATTCTACCAGCTCTGTTGATTTTGCCATTCATTGTTAGGTTACATCCGTACTCTCTCAGTATGCAGTGCACTTGTCTGAGTTCAGTATAATGAAACTGTggaaatttttcagtttatttcagctgtttgaattacaattaaatgaaactgtCAACATATGGACTATCCTTACTTatgtttttcagattaaattgtttgctagtcaaagaaaacaaactggcTGGTTTCATTCTCCGGTTTTCACACAACATTGCTGCTCCTGGATTACATTCCCTCTGCAGGGTGTTGAAGTCAATTAATTGCTTTGATAGAGAAAATTGCAGTAATTCCTTCTTTGAAGGAATAAAAGGACAAAGCTTCTGGACCAGATGGCATGATAACGTCCCTTTAGGATAGGATGTAAAttacacatattttttcttgtatatgTATTTCTTAGTCCTCAGGTAACCCTGTTACTTTCTCTACGCCTGTTTGGATCATTTATGTGGCTATGCTTAGTCCTCCAGAGCTGGAAGAGGAACAAGTATGTAAATCCAGCTCTGATTTTTAACATAGGTTGGAAAAAGTTTGGTGCAAATGTAAGGATATAGAGAAATACACCCCCAACTTTTGTGCAAACTTACACAGTGGAAATATTTACTGGTAACTATAGCATTTAGCAGTTGTGTTACATTTGGCTGAATTAGGTGTGTTTTGAATACTAAGTTAGCAAAACAAGCTTTTGACCTGGACTGAATTAGCTGAGCAGGAGTCTTGAGTGCAAACCAGTCTATAACTGAGTAGCTAGGAAGCTAGAGACTAAGCTTCATCCTGGACTCTTGGGCTTTTACTTCTCCTCCTCCAATTCTAGGTATATACTCAAAACACTGAACTATGGGTTCAGTCCCTCTGTGCCattaatacaaatattaaaaacaatcaATAATACAATCTCTAAAAACATTTTAGTCTTTGGACTAGGTCCTTCGTGAACTGTGGGGATGGCCTGTATAACCTATGTAATAAAACTCTGTTTTTCCTAGGCAAACCACAGCTGGGAGGATATATTTAAGTTGAGTTTTCCAGAAGTCTTTGTATCACAGTCCAGAGAGAGTGTAAGAAGCTTAGATCAAGTACTTGAtacaaaaaatgaagatgtttgGATTCCTGAACTTATGAAGAATCAACTTTGGTAATGAGTTTAGAccaacttatttaaaaaaataagttccTCAGCATTTATACTGTttatttcacaatttaaaaatcagtggtACGTGCAGATGaacttaaaaatctttttaatcaCTATGCTCTTCAGCATATAGATCTTAACAATTTTGTAGTGTCTTGTTGAAGGAAATGGATTGTGTTTTAGCCATTGGAGAACAAAGAAGGGAATATATCCGAATTACAAATTCCTGCTTAGGGTTTTTCCTGCTGTTGGTGTGCCCTCTTATGACTAAGCCTCTGGAATGCCAGAACACCCAACAGGCAGCCTGTTCTTCCTGTTCTCTTGCCCTTTCTTTACAACACATCTGATTTACTTCTCCATCATCTGAGGCAGaggcattgctgctgcttctacGGACAATCCACTTGccttgtttttgtgttttgtttttttttttttcttccccctcccaccccagttTTCCCAGGTGGTAACTTATGTTTAACCAGATGTGCTTCAGAATCTGTGCTGCATCTGGCATCTTTCCTGGGGTTATGTTAATAGCAATTAGTATCATTAACTCAGTTTTCTCTTCAGACAGCTGGAATGCTTTTGTTACATGTTTTTGAAAGATCAGCAGCTTCTGAGCAGTATTGTAGTTACTGAACAGTACTGTAGGGGTTTTTGCATTCATCTGAGGTTTGTATATAGAAAGCTGGGGCAGACCATACTTTGGAAATGTCGTAAGAATCACAAGAAATGTCATTACAACATTTAAAGTATTCATCCTTTTGGCAAGTTCCTTGTATATGCATTATATTTTAATCAGCCTCAAACTTGCAGAGAAACATGCTATGTATGTAAAAGGGGCTGCAATATTATAGCAGAGTACCGACTACAGATGAAAAAGCCTTGGTCCGCTGTGGTGAATAACTAAGACCAATGATAAGACCAATAACTAAGATCCTGCACTTAGGAAAAAGCAACTAGATTTATATAGGGTGAATGCAATGTAAGAACCCAAATTACTACGCGGAGGGAACTCTTTGATTCTCACTCTTTGAGCAGTGTGTGCCTCGGGCTTGTTCGGTAGTACACGAGTGTCAAGAGCAGATGCAGGCTACCCCCCTgagcagcagggtgctgcagtggAGAAGCACGACTCATAGGAAGGAGAAAGGTTTGAGAGATACAAAATGCAAAGTGCAGAATTAATATGGCTGAGCTCTACCCACATTTCACAGAAACAATTGAATAATGCAAGTTGTTGGCACATAACAATCTCTGAAATATGCTTCTAATGCATTTCTTATCAGAGAAGTCCAAACATACAGTTATATTGACTTACTGTTTCTGTTAACCGCCATGCCGGCTTATTAGTACATTGGATTGATAGTTTGAATGTAGAAGGAGTTTCAAAATAAGTTGCTTTTCAGATTAAGGTAGGTTAGTTTATGACTGTATACAGTGAAAATAACTAAGTTCTGTATGTTCACTGGAAACTTTGTACACCTTGTAACCTCAAATTGTGTTTTCTCTCCTAGCATTGATTCTGAAAACATATGGAGAACACTTAGAGACTTTGATAATACCCCCAGCTTAAGACAGCCCTGGAGTAAAACTCATTGCCAAGAAAACCTCTTGAGTGTTCTTGGAATAGATGCAAATCAAAAGGTAATTGAACAATGCTTTGCTGTATGCCAGCATAAACACTTGGTTATGAATCTGATTTTCTGTAAGCCATACATGCAGATGCGTGAGGAACTAGATCTGAGTGAGTCTAAGGTTTTTTACAGAgagccttttaaaattataatctgGTCTTTTCTCACCATTATGTGTAAGTAACTATCAAATTGTGCAGGATCAAATTGTGATCATCTTTACGTTGGAAGTCTCCACTATGTAGCACCTGCTTGTTAGGTGGTATGTTCAGCTTGAGCAGAGATACAGAACGAGCTTTCAGATGTGTGTGCGGTaagatggttttcttttttgctctgaGTATGAGAAAATGGTTAGCCTCTAATATATTTCCATTAAGTGAAAATCAGATTTGAATCAGAGAGGCTGTTAAAGTAACTACTGGATGTTTTTACTGTATACGAACTGAAAGTGTGTTCCACTTCCCTTTTCCTCAGATCAGTCTGGTTTTGCAAGGCTTGCGGGAGAGTATGTTTTAAATTGAACTGAGACCAAACCAACAGTATTGAAAGATCTCAAAAAGAAATGTCTCTGTTTAACCTCTTGCTTTGAGATGATAAAGGTGTCAGAGATGGTTTAGTATTCAACCTAGTTATTTAGTTGGAATGAGTTAGTCTCatgtgcttttcagaaataactgtTTCAAAATTGATAATTTGATTGCTGAAGCATGGGGCGAGGGTATCGGGTTCAATTTTGAATTTATAGACATCTTTAACCTTTCATGCAAGTTATATACAAATGGAATGACAGTGCTGAAGGTATAGGACCTATTCTACACTTGAAAGTCACTTTTATAGAACTGTCACTGAATGGCAGAGAGTGGCAGACATTTCTTCCACACAGCTTAACTCcccttctgttcttttcttgcCCATGGACACACTGGCATTCAATTAGTGCCCAGGCACCTTAAACTTCTGTCATTACTTCTTTTCTGTTACTGGAAAATTGCACTACTTTTAACAATACTGATGAAGATGTATTTCTCAGCTATTTTCTGTTGTAGGTTAAGACTAATTTTAATCGGAAAtggcttttttattaatttaactAACAATTAGATTCATGTGTGTAGAAGTTGTATTGGCATAAAAATGTTATGATGCAAGGGGGGCACATGATAAATCAAAATACAGCTTCAGAAAGTGAAATTTAGTGGTTATTGTTATTTGAGGGAAACTTCTCTTTAGGTTATATGCTTTGAGATCAGACAAATTCgtaaagaaaatgtgaattatGTTTTATTAGGACTTCTTGGAGAGCCAGGATGACATTTTTGAGGTATCGAATGTTAAAGATAATGAGGACTTCAGATGTGATGGCTTCAGTATTAACGACTGCAAAGCACTGATCCAGACCAAGGTAAGAATTGCTCTGGAAGCAAGCACTTCATAGGACCACAGGGTGTATTTTACATGTTCCTCTGTGCTGTAGCCAGCTGTTCTAGCGTATGTCCTGATGTAACTCTTTGGATGTGGagttgttttctgctctttgaaaCCTATCTGACATCTTTAGAAAAGGTACAAGATAACGTACCAAATGCAAAGTGACATATTATGGGGGATACCGAGATATAAGGTTATTCATTACATAAGTTGGACTTTAGGCCAAATTAGTTAGTGGTTGAGAGAGCAGCGACATGTAAAATGTAGGCAGGATGGTCTGATGACAAAGGAAGATTAGCCTTGTCTGTAGAAGGGCCAACATGTCAATCACTGAGAACGACGATTGTAACTCACTTCTAAAATATATTGTAAGGGAGACATTAGAAGTAAATCTGGTAGAGAAGAAATTGCATTCAGACTTGCATTTCAGATATTCAGAATGATTCAGATTTGGTTTGTCCACTTGAAGGGAAAACAGGAGCTACTTAAGGAGCAGAGCAGAACTGATGGTATAATTaccagagaaatattttgttgttagAGCATTTTTCTTTGGTCAAACAGGCCTTAATAAGCTCAGTTTCTTGCTAAAACAGCCCAAGTTGGAAGGAATATTCTATCATTCTCCATTGCTGcaaaaaagtttcatttgctttctgtttttctgaaagtattttggaagaatgttCTTAACCCAAGGTCCCTTTCTCAGTGGAGAATAAACTTGAGCAACTGTTGTTGCTGTGGAGAGGCACAGTTTGAGGCACACTtcctttgctctgttttgttgggtttaCTGCATTGGACAAGGAAGATGGATAACCGTTCTGGGAACCTGAACGTAAGGGACGTTAGGCTGGagaattcagaaggaaaaccaaaaagactGTCCAGCTTATTCCTTCATAattcagttctgctttctttagTGAGTACCCAAGGGTGGGATCACAGGAACTGATGCATACTTGGGAATGTGTAAAATACAAAGACAGGGCTTAGgcaaaagagaaatgtttgaAGGTAGATAAAGAAGGGGTGAAAGTAAAAAGAATCAAGGTAAGTAGACAATATTTTTCTGGAGTAGCTTCTGAAGGGAAAGAATGAGCCCGGCATCTTGGTGTCTCCATGAAAAGCTCATTGGGAAATGTATGTTGCTATTTCTAATTTTAAGTAAGTTAAATCATACAGTGGGATGCTTTCCATTTATCTTCTTAgttatgtcctttttttttcttatgctatgttatttttatgaaaactgtGTAAAAGTTAGATTGAAATGTGCACAGTGGTTAACTTACTGTAGGATGGAAAAAATTAACTTAGGCTTTATTTTTCACTCAGCTTTCTGTATCACCAGATTCCAGACATGGTAATCTTTTCACCTGTAACCTCTTTTTGAAAACAACATCGTCAAATGGAGACACGCAATGTATAACAATCCCAAGGAAGAAGCACATTTTCCCTACACACAacctaaaaatgaaatttttcagtTAAGATGCTTCTTGAACCaaatgcacctttttttttttctttttgaaccAAATGCAATTTACCTTCACTTTGTTACTAGCTTGATACTATAGACTATGTATGTTCTTTAGGAAAGTGAGATACTACTGTACATGAAGTACCTAAAGCAATGTTATTAGAAGATATTTATCCTATTTAGTTATGAAGTCAAAGGTGTAATTTTGTCCTAAGTTTTGCTCCAGTCATGTCTCTTACAGTAAATCCAGCTGCAGTCCCACTTTAAAGATACTCTGGACTACTCTCCTGAACTCCTGACCTTTCAGGCCTTAATACCTCTGATGGAAAGACTTGTTTCCCTGCTGAAATCTAAACACACCTCGAGTGTGTTGTAAAGTGTGCCTTGTCACCAGCTCTCCTGTTTGATCCAGTTTGGATTAGCTGAAATCTTTTACTTTGCCACTCCTGGATATCATGAGAGAAACCTTCTACATCTGGTGGCTTTCACTGGGgttgaggaaaacaaaaccgGTTTAACTTCTGTCTGTTAAAGCCTGCTGTGGTGACAGCGGTCGAGTCCGTGAAACGTTTTGTTCGGGCATTGgtttttaactgaaataaatcacCTCTCTGAAGCCGATTTTAACAGGACTTCTTGGATTCATTCAGCTACCAAACACTTACACCATGTATAACCATGCTTCTTAAAGCTGAACAGCTGTGTAGCTCAGGACTTGCACTGTGCAATGCTGTAAATTGCtgcccttttaaaattttatagtAACTATCGACTACATCGCCCATCTTCCTGCATGCTTGAGTGCCAGGAGGATGCACTTCACTATCATTCCTATAATCCATGGGGCTTCCTTGCCAACTGCActggctttatttatttgttagtAATAACTTATGCAAGTTACTAATCCATTTACTGCTTTGGGCATTCTGAATATGAGAATTTTatatggctttttattttagagagCTGCTAAGCACTGCAACTGGTATTTGATGTGTTAAAAGCAGGGAACAACTTGGATATCCAAAACTAAGTCAGTTCTAGTAATTTAATGATGTTTCTATTcttagaataaaaaatactataaaGCACTGGCAGACTCCAACACTTAATCTAGTAAACTGTTCAGCAGTGAAATTACAATTACTGAAGTTACGAGTTGTTACAGCAATGTTTATGATACCTCAGTGCTATCGGCATGGGATGAACTGTGTTGGTTACTTTGTAAATGGTAACAGGCTGTGCGGAAAGTgcttccccagccctccagGGAGTTCTGCAGTGCCATACTCAAAACTCTACATCGATGTAAAAGCAGGGGTGACTTTCTCAAGCTTAACACTGGATTtgaataaatttttaatttcccttgtAGGTATTTCAGAGCACTTAAACATGCATTAAATATGTTGTAGTCATGAGctgacaaaataataaatttgcAATATATGATGGATAGTTGAAGTTGGTCATAAACATTATTGAAAtcaattataaaaataaaatcccatttttatgctttcagacaagcacagccctgcagaggggcTTGAGGGCACAGTTTGTGGCACATATAGCACTAGCTGATGCACCAGAGCCCAGAGACCctcttttcttctggcttttcaAATTTGCCTTTGCTAACATCAGATTAATGTGTCAAAGAATGTTTTGCACCGTTACCCCAAGAGAAGGGTGGCTACATCATCTTTCCCTCTTAGTAACAGGTTTTACAGCCCTGTCCAAGGTACAGATCggaaaaaaccccagaggcTTCAGCCCTTAATGCAGAGAAGAACGGCAGAGAAAATTGCACCCTGTTTCTCTTAACAGGAGAAACCAAATTTTAGTCAAATGTTTTCAGGCGTATTGCATAGCATGAAGGAGCCTTGCCTTCTGTTGTCACCGTCAGAAAGGAGGGGTGCCGGAAACCCCTCCAGTGTGTTTTACACAAATACTGGCTGTTCATTTCCTTTAGTCATTTCCTCGTTGTCgccttccccagcacccagccacgCATGCCCACGCACCCGCACTCCCACCGCGCTGGCACCCACCAGGGGGTGTTCATTCTGTGAAAATGGtgcacagaggaaataaaactttGTGTCTTCCTGTTTTAAGCTACAAATTTCATCATTTCTCATCTTAGTTGTGAGCTCTCAGCTGTGAAACAGCAAGTTTTGATGAACTAAACATGTTACTGTACTCTGtgtttgcagaaagcaaataccACAGACTTCTGACATTTGCTCAGGATTATGAAAAGGTGAAAACTAAAGCAAGGTAAGAGTTTGAGACAACAGAGCTAGgcagaaatgcctttttcttccactgagaTTAGAGGGAAAATATACCCATAGAACAAAGTTTTAAGAAGTTCAGCTCAGTAATGGAATTACCGAActgttt
This genomic stretch from Falco naumanni isolate bFalNau1 chromosome 7, bFalNau1.pat, whole genome shotgun sequence harbors:
- the CLBA1 gene encoding uncharacterized protein CLBA1 isoform X1 is translated as MQNLAPVENLTDTDTSHQMSPKDLAAGAGGTSPEERDCNLNERTSNDEIINLEVTQQSLPVMSSKGDCEGFSVSTYSTSEPSGSWGDFEGFKESLEKTKRSSHNLEVLVKSIKTSRVDTDLSSGSCSTSAHHFHSEPSPHSAIQEASSSRKEANHSWEDIFKLSFPEVFVSQSRESVRSLDQVLDTKNEDVWIPELMKNQLCIDSENIWRTLRDFDNTPSLRQPWSKTHCQENLLSVLGIDANQKDFLESQDDIFEVSNVKDNEDFRCDGFSINDCKALIQTKLSVSPDSRHGNLFTCNLFLKTTSSNGDTQCITIPRKKHIFPTHNLKMKFFS
- the CLBA1 gene encoding uncharacterized protein CLBA1 isoform X2; the protein is MQNLAPVENLTDTDTSHQMSPKDLAAGAGGTSPEERDCNLNERTSNDEIINLEVTQQSLPVMSSKGDCEGFSVSTYSTSEPSGSWGDFEGFKESLEKTKRSSHNLEVLVKSIKTSRVDTDLSSGSCSTSAHHFHSEPSPHSAIQEASSSRKEANHSWEDIFKLSFPEVFVSQSRESVRSLDQVLDTKNEDVWIPELMKNQLCIDSENIWRTLRDFDNTPSLRQPWSKTHCQENLLSVLGIDANQKDFLESQDDIFEVSNVKDNEDFRCDGFSINDCKALIQTKIPDMVIFSPVTSF